Proteins encoded in a region of the Paenibacillus sp. E222 genome:
- a CDS encoding DEAD/DEAH box helicase, whose product MAPFTMMDIKLLCGVTAFKRGEAYNQSGRVTNLVASHDERHYEAVVRGTERYKVTVDLDDAGEVVAGCSCPGDGRYYDYCKHVAAVLLAIHEWGEQRDTGSQTSSKLVSKPDRGSASRVGTLVEEKEWERPNSISNTDSVMNVGSHSTSSAQAFAAEPLPSDSKLDDHADRDRPSVHFAQAGRPSSAPGWGRSADKPSYRTADQILSMFAKERSPLHANDRKYTAPVTRSSLREELQLQFICKLVQVHKGGAKLALELKVGNKRLYVVQKVKQFLNCIENGEPMSFTKLFFYDPSMHYFSPQDQAILSMLIRMRQSEEAYRESISGYLGASDGRDILIAPLVWKPLLDLLLQADSRMEGTGLANGPLTLGEGALPLFYRIAQGTNEGYQLEISGLRELILLPAYDAAVVEGQLHMLEPMQMRSLEDLSRALTSYGIKESIDISAQQVDEFVQHVVPELRTLGHLSIDSQVRERIAEPELAPKLYIDFYRERITARLEFDYGVMVINPLAEYLIDEEEKKVILVRDRHAERNLIDRLDRSFLERDGSVWASEREDAVYDVMYHLLPELEKQVDIYIPNAVKAMVQSYPTPPKVRADLGKGLDWLEISFEMEGVDELELQEIMRSIVEKKPYFRLRSGVFVSLENEGADSFAHMADSLGLASGDIKGSHIRMPAVRALQLPGRDEVSGHVKWGGSLKRFLDDLRDPERMDFALPDTLAPVLRDYQASGYQWLRTLAFYRFGGILADDMGLGKTLQSIAYIAAELKEKPKLHISNPGDADYTVDEGTFESNIPDEVQAGMLDQQPAHPPVLVVAPASLTYNWANEFARFAPHLRVLIAAGQKDERASMLEGMDDADVIVTSYPLLRRDLDTYLGRTFHTLILDEAQAIKNASSQTAQAVKQIQAPRRFALTGTPVENSLDELWSIFEAVFPGLFPSYRRFRDLPPERIARMVRPFILRRLKKDVLEELPDRIETVQRSELKDEQKKLYAAYLSQLQDETSKDMEENGFQKNRIKILAGITRLRQLCCHPALFVEGYQGDSGKMEQLLETVQDCLAAGKRILIFSQFASMLNLIRQTLAAQGRDLFYLDGQTPAQSRVEMCRRFNEGEAELFLISLKAGGTGLNLTGADTVILYDLWWNPAVEEQAIGRAHRMGQKQVVQVIRLVTEGTIEEKILELQQRKKDLIAEVIEPGDRGSTTLSEQDIRELLMV is encoded by the coding sequence GTGGCGCCATTCACGATGATGGATATCAAATTGCTGTGCGGGGTCACGGCATTCAAACGGGGAGAAGCGTATAACCAATCTGGCAGGGTGACCAACCTGGTCGCCAGTCACGATGAACGCCATTACGAAGCTGTGGTTCGAGGTACAGAACGATACAAAGTAACGGTTGATCTGGATGATGCAGGTGAGGTGGTTGCCGGATGCAGCTGTCCGGGCGATGGGAGATATTATGACTATTGCAAACATGTGGCTGCCGTTTTGCTGGCGATCCATGAATGGGGAGAACAGCGTGACACGGGCTCTCAAACATCGTCGAAGCTGGTGTCTAAACCTGATCGTGGCTCCGCTTCCAGAGTAGGAACGCTGGTGGAGGAGAAGGAGTGGGAGCGTCCAAACTCCATTTCAAATACCGACTCAGTAATGAATGTGGGATCTCATTCAACTTCATCTGCTCAGGCCTTTGCAGCCGAGCCATTGCCTTCCGATTCCAAGCTTGATGACCATGCGGATAGGGATCGTCCGTCTGTGCATTTCGCTCAAGCAGGTCGTCCAAGCTCTGCTCCTGGATGGGGCAGATCAGCAGATAAACCTTCGTACCGAACAGCCGATCAGATTCTTTCCATGTTTGCCAAAGAACGCAGCCCTTTGCATGCAAATGATCGTAAATACACTGCGCCTGTAACCCGGTCTTCATTGCGGGAGGAGCTGCAGCTCCAATTTATATGCAAGCTTGTGCAAGTTCACAAAGGCGGAGCCAAGCTCGCACTCGAACTGAAGGTCGGAAATAAACGCCTGTATGTCGTTCAGAAAGTGAAGCAATTCCTGAACTGCATTGAGAATGGTGAGCCGATGTCGTTTACCAAGCTATTTTTCTATGACCCTTCAATGCATTATTTTAGTCCCCAGGATCAGGCGATCCTGTCTATGCTTATCCGGATGAGGCAGAGTGAGGAAGCTTACCGCGAATCCATCTCCGGTTACTTGGGTGCTTCAGACGGAAGAGATATATTGATTGCTCCTCTGGTCTGGAAGCCTCTTCTGGATTTGCTGCTTCAGGCAGATAGCCGGATGGAGGGAACAGGGTTGGCGAATGGTCCGCTCACTTTGGGTGAGGGGGCACTGCCTTTATTTTACCGTATTGCGCAGGGGACTAATGAAGGATATCAGCTGGAGATCTCCGGATTGCGTGAGTTGATTCTTCTTCCAGCCTATGATGCTGCCGTAGTGGAAGGGCAATTGCATATGTTGGAGCCGATGCAGATGCGAAGTCTGGAGGATTTGAGCAGAGCGCTCACTTCTTATGGAATCAAGGAAAGTATCGATATTTCAGCTCAGCAGGTGGATGAATTTGTGCAGCATGTAGTGCCGGAACTACGTACACTTGGACATCTGTCCATCGACTCACAGGTGAGAGAACGAATCGCAGAACCGGAGCTTGCGCCAAAGTTGTATATCGATTTCTACCGAGAACGGATTACTGCGCGTCTGGAGTTTGATTATGGTGTAATGGTGATTAATCCGCTGGCCGAATATTTGATCGATGAGGAAGAGAAAAAGGTGATTTTGGTACGTGACCGTCATGCGGAGCGTAACCTGATCGACCGACTAGATCGCTCTTTCCTGGAACGGGATGGCAGTGTATGGGCAAGTGAACGAGAAGATGCGGTATACGATGTGATGTACCATCTGCTGCCAGAGCTTGAGAAGCAGGTAGATATCTATATTCCGAATGCGGTGAAGGCCATGGTGCAATCTTATCCGACACCGCCCAAAGTTCGTGCAGATCTGGGCAAAGGCTTGGATTGGCTGGAGATCTCATTCGAGATGGAAGGTGTAGATGAGCTGGAGCTTCAGGAAATTATGCGCAGCATTGTAGAAAAGAAACCGTATTTCCGCTTGCGCAGCGGTGTGTTTGTCTCTCTCGAAAACGAAGGAGCGGACAGCTTCGCACACATGGCGGATTCGCTTGGACTTGCGTCGGGTGACATCAAGGGCAGTCATATTCGGATGCCGGCAGTTCGAGCGTTGCAGCTTCCTGGCCGGGACGAGGTTTCGGGCCATGTGAAGTGGGGAGGTTCCCTGAAACGTTTCCTGGATGATCTTCGTGATCCCGAGCGGATGGATTTTGCACTGCCGGATACGCTTGCTCCTGTGCTGCGTGATTATCAGGCGAGTGGATACCAGTGGCTGCGTACACTCGCATTTTACCGATTTGGCGGCATTCTGGCAGATGATATGGGACTTGGTAAAACGCTGCAAAGTATCGCCTATATCGCGGCAGAACTGAAAGAAAAGCCGAAACTGCACATTAGCAATCCAGGTGATGCTGATTACACTGTCGATGAGGGAACTTTCGAGAGTAACATCCCAGATGAAGTGCAGGCCGGAATGTTAGACCAACAACCTGCTCATCCCCCGGTACTCGTCGTTGCACCCGCTTCATTAACGTACAACTGGGCGAATGAATTTGCCCGTTTTGCACCGCATTTGCGAGTACTGATTGCAGCAGGTCAAAAAGACGAACGAGCCAGTATGCTCGAAGGTATGGATGACGCAGATGTCATTGTGACGTCCTACCCGCTATTGCGCCGCGATCTGGACACATATCTCGGAAGAACGTTTCATACGCTTATTTTGGATGAAGCCCAGGCGATCAAGAATGCTTCTTCCCAGACGGCTCAGGCTGTTAAACAGATTCAGGCGCCACGTCGCTTCGCTCTTACAGGAACACCCGTGGAAAACTCATTGGATGAGTTGTGGTCAATCTTTGAAGCCGTCTTCCCGGGTTTGTTTCCAAGTTATCGCAGATTCCGGGATCTGCCTCCTGAACGGATCGCGCGAATGGTCCGTCCGTTTATTCTCCGCCGTCTGAAGAAAGATGTGCTGGAGGAATTGCCGGATCGTATTGAAACCGTACAACGCTCCGAGCTGAAGGACGAACAGAAGAAACTGTATGCCGCGTACCTGTCACAGCTTCAGGATGAGACATCAAAGGATATGGAAGAGAACGGTTTTCAGAAGAACCGCATTAAAATTCTGGCTGGTATTACACGCCTGCGCCAGTTGTGCTGTCATCCGGCTCTCTTTGTGGAGGGGTATCAAGGGGATTCCGGGAAAATGGAACAGCTGCTGGAGACGGTGCAGGATTGTCTGGCTGCTGGCAAGCGAATTCTCATCTTCTCCCAGTTCGCTAGCATGCTGAATCTGATTCGACAGACGCTCGCTGCACAGGGGAGAGATTTGTTCTACCTGGATGGTCAGACACCTGCCCAGAGTCGGGTAGAAATGTGCCGCAGATTCAATGAGGGCGAAGCCGAACTGTTCCTGATCTCGTTGAAGGCTGGCGGTACCGGATTGAATTTAACGGGTGCAGATACTGTTATTTTATATGATTTGTGGTGGAACCCCGCAGTTGAAGAACAGGCCATTGGACGTGCCCATCGTATGGGACAGAAACAAGTCGTACAGGTTATCCGCCTCGTTACGGAAGGTACGATTGAGGAGAAGATTCTGGAACTGCAGCAGCGCAAAAAAGATTTGATTGCCGAAGTCATTGAACCCGGAGATCGAGGATCGACTACCTTATCCGAGCAGGATATCCGGGAACTGCTGATGGTATAA
- the galU gene encoding UTP--glucose-1-phosphate uridylyltransferase GalU produces MHIRKAIIPAAGLGTRFLPATKAMPKEMLPIVDKPTIQYIIEEAVASGIEDIIIVTGKGKRAIEDHFDYSFELEQNLAGKQKWDLLNEVRKPSEMADIHYIRQKEPKGLGHAIWCARKFIGNEPFAVLLGDDIVESNHPCLQQMIEVYDELQSPIVGVQPVDWSEVSRYGIVDGELLSRTEDRVYRARRLIEKPKTDESPSNLAIMGRYILTPDIFDILGQQSAGVGGEIQLTDALSRLNDQRQILAYHFDGLRHDVGEKLGFIETTIHYALQRPDLREDLLKYLEQIVQNK; encoded by the coding sequence ATGCACATCCGTAAAGCAATTATTCCAGCAGCCGGGCTCGGTACCCGGTTTCTGCCTGCCACGAAGGCGATGCCCAAGGAAATGCTGCCCATCGTCGATAAGCCGACGATTCAGTACATTATTGAAGAAGCTGTGGCTTCAGGCATTGAGGATATCATTATCGTGACAGGTAAAGGTAAACGGGCCATCGAGGATCATTTTGACTATTCATTCGAACTGGAACAGAACCTGGCTGGTAAACAGAAATGGGATCTGCTGAATGAAGTTCGCAAACCCTCCGAGATGGCAGACATCCATTATATCCGTCAAAAGGAACCGAAAGGTCTTGGACACGCCATCTGGTGTGCCCGCAAGTTTATCGGAAATGAACCATTTGCTGTCTTGCTAGGAGATGACATTGTGGAGTCCAATCATCCCTGTCTTCAGCAAATGATCGAAGTCTATGATGAATTGCAATCTCCGATCGTAGGTGTACAGCCTGTTGATTGGAGCGAAGTGTCACGTTACGGCATTGTGGATGGGGAATTGCTCTCTCGCACCGAAGATCGTGTGTACCGCGCGCGTCGTTTGATCGAGAAACCGAAGACGGATGAATCACCTTCCAATCTGGCGATTATGGGACGTTATATTCTGACGCCAGATATCTTCGATATCCTAGGTCAGCAGTCTGCTGGCGTGGGTGGAGAAATCCAATTAACGGATGCCTTGTCCCGTCTGAATGACCAACGACAGATTCTTGCCTATCACTTTGATGGCCTACGTCATGATGTTGGGGAGAAACTTGGTTTTATTGAAACCACGATTCATTATGCACTTCAGCGCCCGGATTTGCGGGAGGATTTGTTGAAGTATTTGGAGCAGATAGTACAGAACAAATAG
- the rfbC gene encoding dTDP-4-dehydrorhamnose 3,5-epimerase, whose amino-acid sequence MKVIPLFMDGAAILEPKVYGDHRGYFMESYNERVLYENGIHHVFVQDNQSLSAEAGVLRGLHYQLQPRAQTKLVRVISGAIYDVIVDIRTTSPTFGQWKSVILSEYNQRQLLVPQGFAHGFCTLVPHTQVTYKVDAYYSPEHDRGILWNDPALGIDWPVSDPILSEKDQKHPLLQGAELNFG is encoded by the coding sequence ATGAAGGTGATTCCGCTGTTTATGGATGGCGCAGCTATATTGGAACCTAAGGTTTATGGCGATCATCGGGGATATTTCATGGAAAGTTATAATGAACGTGTTCTGTATGAAAATGGTATACATCATGTATTCGTTCAGGACAATCAATCCCTGTCCGCAGAAGCTGGAGTTCTTCGTGGACTTCATTACCAGCTTCAGCCCAGAGCACAGACCAAGTTGGTCAGAGTTATATCTGGAGCCATTTATGATGTTATTGTAGATATTCGTACCACTTCACCAACCTTCGGACAGTGGAAAAGTGTCATTCTCAGTGAGTATAATCAGCGGCAGTTGCTTGTCCCTCAAGGTTTCGCTCATGGATTCTGTACACTGGTGCCACATACACAGGTGACATACAAGGTGGATGCATACTATTCGCCTGAACATGACAGGGGTATTTTGTGGAACGATCCAGCGCTCGGAATTGATTGGCCTGTGTCGGATCCCATTCTCTCCGAGAAAGATCAGAAGCATCCTTTACTTCAAGGAGCGGAACTGAATTTTGGGTAA
- the rfbB gene encoding dTDP-glucose 4,6-dehydratase: MKLLVTGGAGFIGSNFVMYMLREHPDYEIVNVDSLTYAGNLENLQSVESNSQYTFIRADITDVQQMEQIISQGIDVIVNFAAESHVDRSILSPDIFVRTNVLGTQVLLDAAKKYQVTKYVQVSTDEVYGSLGPTGLFTEETPLMPNSPYSASKAGGDLLVRAYHETFGLPVNITRCSNNYGPFQFPEKLIPLIISRALNDEAIPVYGDGLNIRDWLYVEDHCSAIDLVIHNGKIGEVYNIGGNNERTNIYIVEKILEHLGKPASLIQYVKDRLGHDRRYGIDPTKLHTELGWKPVHNFETGIKETIQWYLNHQEWWTRIQSGTYQDYVKLQYGNRMGDPAE, from the coding sequence ATGAAACTGCTCGTTACTGGAGGGGCTGGATTTATTGGCAGCAACTTTGTGATGTATATGCTTCGTGAACATCCTGATTATGAAATTGTTAACGTGGATTCCTTAACGTATGCGGGCAACCTTGAGAATTTGCAATCGGTAGAATCGAATTCTCAATATACGTTTATCCGAGCGGATATCACTGACGTACAACAGATGGAACAAATTATCTCCCAAGGGATCGATGTAATCGTCAATTTTGCGGCTGAGTCTCATGTGGATCGCAGCATTCTGTCCCCGGATATTTTTGTGCGCACCAATGTACTTGGAACTCAAGTGTTGCTGGATGCCGCGAAAAAATATCAGGTTACCAAATATGTTCAGGTGTCTACGGATGAAGTATATGGCTCGCTTGGTCCAACAGGTTTGTTTACAGAAGAGACGCCTCTAATGCCGAACAGTCCTTACTCTGCCAGTAAAGCGGGTGGGGATTTGCTTGTAAGAGCGTATCATGAAACCTTTGGTTTGCCTGTAAACATTACACGTTGTTCGAACAATTATGGACCTTTCCAATTTCCAGAGAAGCTTATACCGCTTATTATATCTCGTGCATTAAATGATGAGGCTATTCCTGTCTATGGGGATGGGCTTAATATTCGTGATTGGCTCTATGTAGAAGATCACTGTAGTGCTATCGATCTGGTCATTCATAATGGCAAGATTGGAGAGGTATATAACATCGGGGGAAATAATGAACGTACTAATATATATATTGTTGAAAAGATTCTAGAACATCTAGGCAAACCTGCAAGTTTGATTCAATATGTAAAGGATCGACTGGGCCACGACCGACGTTATGGGATTGACCCGACCAAATTGCATACCGAACTTGGCTGGAAGCCCGTGCACAATTTTGAGACAGGGATCAAGGAAACCATCCAGTGGTATCTGAACCATCAGGAATGGTGGACACGAATTCAATCGGGTACGTATCAAGATTATGTAAAGCTTCAGTATGGTAATCGAATGGGTGATCCTGCAGAATGA
- the rfbD gene encoding dTDP-4-dehydrorhamnose reductase yields the protein MKYRVMVTGAAGQLGYDVVKTFQAGGHDVMACDRDQLDITDQQQCRDTINAFQPHIIVHCAAYTAVDKAESDEDMAYTVNVTGTRNIAVAAEKVKAKLIYISTDYVFDGTATRPYQEFDLTNPQTVYGKSKLAGERLVESLCTRWFIIRTSWVFGVRGSNFVKTMLELLEKRPRLQVVHDQQGSPTYTVDLARLVSNLSLTEKYGIYHASNSGTCTWYEFAQAIAEEASKQSRFKQNAVLEPCTTGQFPRPAPRPQYSVMDHLAIRTNGLPPMRAWREALIAFLNELSIQQAE from the coding sequence ATGAAGTATAGAGTGATGGTTACAGGGGCTGCGGGACAGCTCGGATACGACGTTGTAAAGACCTTTCAAGCAGGTGGTCATGATGTCATGGCCTGTGACAGGGATCAATTGGACATTACAGACCAACAGCAATGCAGAGATACCATTAACGCTTTTCAGCCTCACATCATCGTTCATTGTGCTGCCTATACAGCCGTTGATAAGGCCGAGTCAGATGAGGATATGGCGTACACAGTCAATGTAACAGGCACTAGAAATATAGCCGTTGCTGCAGAGAAAGTGAAAGCCAAACTGATCTATATTAGTACCGATTACGTATTTGATGGCACCGCAACGAGACCTTATCAGGAATTTGATTTGACGAACCCGCAGACCGTGTATGGCAAGTCAAAGCTTGCCGGAGAGAGATTGGTCGAGAGTCTCTGCACGCGATGGTTTATTATACGAACATCATGGGTGTTTGGAGTACGCGGCAGTAATTTTGTCAAAACCATGCTGGAACTTCTGGAGAAGCGTCCCCGACTGCAGGTGGTTCATGATCAACAAGGGTCGCCCACATATACTGTGGATTTAGCCAGACTCGTGAGTAACCTTTCATTAACTGAGAAATATGGTATCTACCATGCCTCTAATTCTGGAACATGCACCTGGTATGAATTTGCACAGGCGATTGCAGAAGAAGCATCCAAGCAATCCAGATTCAAACAGAATGCTGTTCTCGAGCCGTGCACCACCGGACAATTCCCACGTCCTGCTCCTCGACCTCAATATTCCGTAATGGATCATCTCGCTATTCGTACAAACGGTCTGCCACCCATGAGAGCTTGGCGTGAAGCTTTGATCGCATTTCTGAATGAATTGAGTATACAACAAGCCGAATAG
- a CDS encoding phosphatidylinositol-specific phospholipase C/glycerophosphodiester phosphodiesterase family protein: protein MKRIAAVIILLIVTVGTLFFAYDSQSEEQHDGFTAYRLIAHAMGSIREQPYTNAYEAMIANYEKGTRVFEIDFMLTSDRKAVARHEWTANMSKMLGQDEELPEDKQAGALTHDEFMNTPILGMYQPMDAEGIMDVLAKYPDMYIVTDTKEQKDEDIQQVLKSLVDAAKKHDPSILNRVVVQIYNEPMLETVKEIYAFPSIIYTLYATQDTEAQVVDFVQKNDIDAVTMPEYKVNQNFVAKLKQAGAVTYVHTINDTDQVANYEKWGVYGVYSDVLTEQELDEMNTRFAWKP from the coding sequence ATGAAACGAATTGCCGCCGTCATTATACTACTCATCGTAACCGTGGGCACACTCTTTTTTGCCTATGACAGTCAAAGTGAGGAGCAGCATGATGGGTTTACGGCCTATCGACTGATTGCTCATGCGATGGGCAGTATCCGTGAGCAGCCTTACACCAACGCCTATGAGGCGATGATTGCCAACTATGAGAAGGGTACACGGGTGTTTGAGATTGACTTTATGCTGACCTCGGACCGCAAAGCAGTAGCCAGACATGAATGGACCGCCAACATGAGCAAAATGCTGGGACAGGACGAGGAGTTACCCGAAGACAAACAGGCTGGAGCATTGACACATGATGAATTTATGAATACGCCCATTCTGGGCATGTACCAACCGATGGATGCCGAAGGCATTATGGATGTACTGGCCAAGTACCCGGATATGTATATCGTGACTGATACCAAAGAACAGAAGGACGAGGATATTCAGCAGGTGCTGAAATCACTCGTGGACGCAGCCAAGAAACATGACCCTTCAATCCTTAATCGGGTTGTAGTTCAGATCTATAACGAGCCAATGCTCGAAACCGTGAAAGAAATCTATGCGTTTCCTTCTATTATCTATACTCTTTACGCTACGCAGGATACTGAAGCTCAGGTGGTTGATTTTGTACAAAAGAATGACATCGATGCCGTAACCATGCCGGAATATAAAGTAAACCAGAATTTTGTTGCCAAGCTGAAGCAGGCAGGAGCCGTCACCTACGTGCATACCATTAATGACACCGACCAGGTAGCGAACTATGAGAAATGGGGCGTGTACGGCGTGTATTCGGATGTATTAACCGAGCAGGAACTGGATGAGATGAACACACGTTTTGCCTGGAAGCCTTAA
- a CDS encoding heptaprenylglyceryl phosphate synthase: MIKQWRHVLKLDPDREITDEALDLICMSGTDAIIVGGSSGITYDNTVDLMSRVRRYELPCVLEVSELEAVVPGFDGYLIPIVLNATDSKWMIGQHQQAIERYGYLIPWDLLIAEGYIVLNAESTVARMTGADTELTTDAAVAYAQAAERLLNLPIVYMEYSGTFGDMELVGETHRQLTKAHLIYGGGIDSPEKAGQAAQVADTVVVGNIVYSDLNKALETVQAVKQSV, encoded by the coding sequence ATGATTAAGCAGTGGAGACATGTACTTAAGCTAGACCCGGACCGGGAAATAACGGATGAAGCACTCGACCTGATCTGCATGTCGGGAACCGATGCCATTATTGTTGGCGGGTCTTCGGGAATTACCTATGACAACACGGTGGACCTGATGTCCAGAGTACGTCGCTACGAGCTGCCCTGCGTGCTTGAAGTATCCGAGCTGGAGGCAGTTGTGCCTGGTTTTGACGGATATCTGATTCCGATTGTGCTGAATGCAACGGATAGCAAATGGATGATCGGACAGCACCAGCAAGCCATCGAGCGTTACGGATATCTGATTCCATGGGATTTGCTTATTGCAGAAGGCTATATTGTCCTCAATGCCGAATCCACTGTTGCCCGAATGACCGGAGCGGATACGGAATTAACGACGGATGCTGCAGTTGCTTACGCCCAGGCTGCGGAACGTCTGCTGAACCTGCCTATCGTATATATGGAGTACAGCGGAACGTTTGGAGATATGGAGCTGGTTGGAGAGACACACAGACAACTCACCAAGGCGCATCTCATCTATGGCGGCGGGATTGATAGTCCGGAGAAAGCTGGACAAGCCGCACAGGTCGCAGACACCGTAGTGGTTGGCAACATTGTGTACAGTGATTTGAACAAGGCGTTGGAGACGGTCCAAGCTGTGAAACAATCCGTTTAA